Within the Eucalyptus grandis isolate ANBG69807.140 chromosome 1, ASM1654582v1, whole genome shotgun sequence genome, the region CCCTCCAAGGTTCCTTCAGCAAATATTCCAAGAAAAGTAGGATTTGGTGCATGGGGGATGCCGCATGAGGCACATGCCTCAAATGATACTAGCTTGTTTTCTAGCTCATTACCCGTCCTTCCTCATGAAAAGTGTAAGTATGTGCCCTTGCAATTAAACAAGACATTATTCCTACAGAGCGCTTCACAAGGTTGTTACTTTATATGTGCAGTGAACTTCACTGAGTCTGGGAATTTTGGCCATTCTATTGATGACAACTTCCCAAAGCTAAGTAAGTTGAGCCAACAACTTGAAGAGACTGATCCACTTGAAGATCTTGAAACAAGTGCAATTGGAAATTTGCTTCCTGACGATGAAGACGAGCTTCTAGCTGGCATAATAGATGTCCTTGACTTAGGCGGATTGCCCATTCAGCTGGATGATACAGAAGAATATGATTTTTTCGGTAGTGGAGGAGGAATGGAACTGGACTATGATCCTCAGGACAATTCAACTATTGACCTGTCAAAGTTAAGCATATCTGATGGCTTTACAAATGGGTTTGGTCACTATGCTCTTACAAATGGTTCCGGAACAGTGGCTGGGGAACATCCGTATGGTGAGCATCCTTCGAGGACACTGTTTGTACGGAACATTAATAGCAATATTGAAGATTCTGAATTGAGATCTCTGTTTGAGGTAACTGCATAGCTCTGTCACTCAGTTATAAGTCATACTGTTCCTTTTTATCATCAGATTTTTACAAGTGAAAGTTTGCTTGCTTTTCTTTCATCTCTGTGGTATAATAAATTTCAGTACGAGCTATTTTCACTGAAAATGGATATATAGATGCAGTCTTTTTCCTATGGTCTTAGTTGGTCAAGTGATAGGCTTTCAAGGGAAATCTTCTTGCACCATAATGTGAAACGTAGTATTATAGCTCATGCTATTCTATTCTCTCTTAGTTaccgtttttattttttattttttaaacttcAATCTAGTTATAGATGGTTCGATTTATCCTTTCATCtgtagtgttttttttttttttttttttggggtgggttTCAATGATACGGAAATGCTTACTGCTTTTTGTTTGTTGATCAcatattttcttacttttcctttttctggtaGCAATATGGCGATATAAGGACTCTATACACTGCATGTAAGCATCGTGGATTTGTGATGATTTCATACTATGACATTCGAGCTGCCCGCACGGCAATGCGTGCATTGCAAAATAAGCCCTTGAGACGAAGAAAACTTGATATTCATTTCTCCATACCTAAGGTACCATTAATTTCTAGTGTCTACTTGGAACTGTTGATTAGACTGCTGTAAGTATTAACTGTACTCCTGTGCATACAGGATAATCCGTCAGAGAAGGATATAAATCAAGGAACTCTTGTAGTTTTCAATTTGGATGCTTCCGTATCAAATGATGAGCTTCGTCAAATATTTGGTGCTTATGGGGAAGTCAAAGAGGTCATTGCTTTTAGTCTCATCTTGTATGGAGTAGTATGCTTTCTTCTATTCCTCATTCTAAAATTTGCATCGTGGATTTCATTGTGCACAAATGCAGATCAGGGAAACTCCCCACAAGAGACATCATAAGTTTGTAGAATTTTATGATGTGAGAGCTGCGGAGGCAGCTCTCAGAGCATTAAACAGGAGTGAAATTGCTGGGAAACGCATAAAACTCGAACCTAGTAGACCTGGTGGTGCACGTCGGAAGTAAGTATTAGACTTGCTGCCTTAATATTGTTACTTGTGAAAGTTCGATTCTAGGTACTCATGACTTTGATTTCTAATGCTATATGACTGGTACAGAAACCGTGAGATACATGCTCGAAATCTTAGGACAGGCCTTTCCATTTTGTTTGTTGTTCCATTTTGCTCTTGAGAGGCCTTGAATGAAAACATGGGCATAGTTGCTGAATTCCCTTAAAGTAAATAGAACTGTTGGAATATTGGTTTGGCCAATTGACAATGTAAATCCCAACCTCAGAAACCATGAGGTACATGCTTGAAAACTCACGAAAGGCCTTTCTGTTTTGTCTGCTGTTCCATTTTGCTCTTGAGACAGCCTTGAATAAAAACATAGTTGTAGCTGCTGAATTAAAGTAAATAAAACTgttggaatattttttttggccaattgacaaaataaaccCCGACCTTTTGAAGCAATCAAACCCTCACCATTAAATCCCATCAGAAAAATACCCAACCTTTCGAATCTGTTTCTAATCTATGCCAGATCCTCTAACACCATAGATGAGAGGGAAAAATGTGTTAGATTCGTTTCCAAATTGCAATATTGTgtcgaattttattttttgttccttctGTGCTTTTCTCCCACCCCTCATCTTTCATTATTATCTTATGAttggataatattttatatagcttcatatcatcatttttcatttactGTAATGTGTTAATCATTTTTTgtgaataaaaatattgaaaaactaggttttcttaaagaaaatatgGCCTTAATGGAGATCCTGTAAATACATAATGCAAAAAAGTGTGAAAGGGTAATTAAACTATAATTTTTATAGGGAATCTAATCTTGGGATAGAATTGAAAAATGTAGGAAAAGTGAGGATTTTTTTTGCAGGTAGGCCTATTTTGTGACTGTTGTCTTTAATGAAGCATTTTTGGACAGACTTTAAACTTAGCAGTTGTGTGGAAAAGAATGGGGGAATAAGacaagtgattttattttgttaagtgagtttttatttaattgGTGTCATTTAGATTGTGGCTGATCGAAAATTCAATTTGTTGCTCTAAATATGTATCTTGACTTCCTATTGCATGGACCTTATGATTTCACTCTACTTACCATGTAGTTGAAGTACAACTATCGTATGGAAGACCCTGATTAACAGTTGTTGGAGTTCCATCTTAGGTTCTCCTCATTAAGCATTGTTATGTATAAACCTTGCATGAAATTGGCTCCAGCCTCCAATGAACAGAAATAGACATACTGGAGGGCATTTATCCAATTCACATATTAGTGATTTTCCTTAGATCCATCAACATATAAGGTGTTTCAGGATGCTGAATATCTTGTAAAACTATTATTTACTAGCTAACTTAGGGCTCTACCTCTGTCGTCTAGCTTGATGCAGCAACTTAGCCTAGAGCTGGAGCAGGATGAATCTCGAGCTTTCCGGCACCAAGTAGGTTCACCAATTGCCAGCTCTCCTCCTGGTTAGTATTTCAAAAGTCCGCTACTCTCATTCTTTGCTAGAATttgcttctcaatcaattaaAACGCGTGAATCCCCTTGATAGGTAATTGGATACAGTTTGCGAGTCCCATTGAGCACAGTCCTTTGCATACTTTTAGTAAATCCCCTGGACTGGGATCTCCTAATTCTCTACAGAGCAACCATCTGCCTGGGTTAGCTTCGATTCTCCCAGCTCAGTCATCTACTTCACCAAATTTTGCAGCCATTGGCAAGGATCAAGGAAGAATTAATCATGTCAACCAGATTTATCCAAATGCTGATTCTACAAAAGGAGTGACCTTTCCTCATTCTAATTCCTTTCCTGAGCATAGTCTCAGCACAAGTCCTGGACCTGTTTTTCCCTTGGCTGAGTCAAGTCCGAATACATCTTCTGTTGGAACTTTATCTGGTCCTCAATTTCTTTGGGGTTCTCCCACTCCCTATACCGAGCGATCCAATTCATCTGCCTGGCCCACATCTTCAGTTGGGGCGTTCATTTGTCTCCAGCAGACAGGGACAAGGATTTTCATATGCCAGTCGCAATAATGCATTTCTGAGTACCCAACAATTACATCATGTGGGATCCGCTCCAACTGGTGTACCTATGGACAAGCATATTGGTTTCTTCCCTGAGTCACCAGAATCGTCATTCATGAACTCAGTTGCCTTTGGAAGGCTGGGTCGAGCAAATGGAAATTACATGATGAACATGGGTTCTCATGGCAATATAAATGCTGGTATAGGCATTCCTGGAAACATAACTGAAAATGGTTCTCCTAATTTTGGAATGATGTCATTGCCTAGGCATCCTCCTTCGTTCTATGGAAATGGTTCATATCCTGGGTTAGGAGAAACCGGCATTGAAGTATTAGCTGAACGGAGTCGAAGTCGGCAGACTGGTGTAAACCAGATGGACAACAAGAAGCAGTATCAACTTGATCTAGAAAAAATTATGAACGGCGAAGACACtagaactacattgatgatcaAGAACATCCCTAATAAGTAAGGAGACTGTATAAACTCGCGTGATATTACAAAACCATTGATGTGtgaattttctcaatttgtCTAATACTTATCTACTTCACAGGTACACTTCAAAAATGCTGCTTGCTGCAATTGATGAATATCACAAAGGGACATATGATTTCCTGTACTTGCCCATTGATTTCAAGGTAAGTGTACTCTGGGATCCAAAAAGAAGTGGTACTTACTATCAGTCTGCTGATTTGCTGCTGATGCTGAGGTTTTTCTTATTGCAGAATAAATGCAATGTGGGTTACGCCTTCATTAATATGGTTTCGCCGTCAAACATTATTCCTTTCTTTAAGGTGTCTTTTGATTCCTTACTTATTCATTGGGAACTCCTTATTGCTAAATAGTTTTTTCCTTTACAATGCATGATCTATTGGTTGAGAGATCGACTGCGAATGTTCCAGTTGGGATGGGACTACTGGCTGTATGTCATGTTATTGTGAGTAGTTGTAGAGTTGCTCTCTCAGTGCTTATGAATTTTTGTGCAGACATTTAATGGGAAGAAGTGGGAGAAGTTTAACAGCGAAAAGGTTGCTTCACTGGCGTATGCTCGAATCCAGGGCAAGGTTGCACTCGTCTCTCACTTTCAGAATTCAAGCTTGATGAATGAAGATAAGCGGTGCCGTCCAATTCTCTTTCACTCAGAGGGCCAAGAGACTGAGGATCAGGTAGCATTTagaatttgttcattctttgaACCGTCTTGGCATATgcataactattttttttcttttctgaagtTAGAATAGGCTGCTTTGTccttattaaaatataaaacacCTAGTCAAGTGAGGGGAGTTGTTGAAAGTTCCTTTGCTTCTCACTTATTATTTCAGTTACTATTTATGCTAGGAATGATTGGAGTTGTAACTATTGGTAATACACATTAGTTGACTACATGTCCTcacatttcttttataaaaactgGTCATAACCCGTGCTGAAATATGGAGCACTGGCCTGGATATTAGTGGTTTCTTATGATCTTAtagcttttccttctttaaattaaaaacaCTGCTAAAAGTCATGACCTTGCCTCTTGTGCTTGTCATTCCTTCAGGAGTCTTTACTCACTGGAAATTTGAATGTGTACATTCGTCAAGCGGATGGTTCTTATGCTGGGGATTTACTGGAGAGTCCAAAGGGCAGTCTGGATGAGAAGCCCGACAGGAATTAGCAGTGCGCCACATCTGTTGGCCATGGTAAATAATGGCTTGAAAGCTAACTCCTGTATAGGTACATAACTGTACAAAATTGGGACAGAAAAGGGACATGGTAACATAACTGTATGTATGACGTGACCCAGAGTTTCAGGTGCTGGTTGAAGCTTGTAACTATGTACGAGGGGACCTTGTTAGATGTGAAGTGGAGAGCGGCATAATCACTATTCAAAGGCATAGTGAAGCATGCTGCTGGAAGAGCGTATTTGCCATCGAATGGGGAAATGCAATTGTTGCCACCATGTTAATTTGTCTCTCTGGGTTCTCTTTTCTAATGTATCTAGCATTTTCAGTCATTTTTTCAGGACAATTACCTGCTCATGTTGGTACATACCCGTAGGATGAGCGAGAGGTACTGTTTTCACAAATGTACAGGAGAGAACATGCCCTCTGCACTCTCTATTTGTCTTCTGTCGTTGGCATGCGTCTGTAAAAAACATGTACATTCCATCTTTGGATGATCAAATGCTTTATCATTGCATAAAGTGTAGCTTTCCGATGTATGATGCATCTGCAGAATCCGGTTACGAATTCTTAAAGAGCATCTATGTCTATTGTTTTGTGACCCATACAGTTTCTAGCCAAACCCCTTGTGTTTCCAGACCGCAGTAGATGAGTTGACGACAAAGACTTTCATCGAGCAAAATTTATTCGTAGTATTATTTGGTTGACTCCATATCAATCAGTAAACCAATGTGGTGATGATATATGGTGATGTTGACGAGTGTCTCGTGGCACTTGCGAAGGCAATGAATGATGAGGAAAACTCTCATTTTGAAGACACCGATTAAGTTccgtaattttatttttctagcgACATTGAAAACCGGTTCATATTATGTCATACGATAAGAGTTCGGATAAGCAGGCACTCAAATACACCTCTCGTTCCTCAATTCATGCTGTTAAGAAAAGTCCAGGGGAAAGAAGATACCGTCATAAATCTCTGTGAACCATTCTGACATGAAATAGAAGCAGCAAAAAATTCTAACCTCTCTCTTGTATTCCAGAAAACCTAGATAATAATCTCACAAAGCCAACGAATGGGAAGCGCATTTTCCCTGCATGGATCCTATTTCAATGGGAAACTCCAATGCCAAGAAGAATCATCACACGCCATCGCTAAATTTGGGAATGCGTCCGTTTCCATAAATTGATCAATACAACCTCGTAGTGGGGCGTCACATGAACCCCCCCTGTTCCAAACACAAATAAACCAAGGTTTCTGAACTGAATTATTCCGAAACTACAATCCTCAGAAGGCCCCATTGGAATAGGCCTCACAGAAATAATGCGATTCATTTTTTGCACTTCAGAACTCTTGACATTTTGGTTCCTTTAAGAAGCCTACTTAGATCTGTAAGGCGTCTGCAATGGATCCAGCAAGACTCAAAACTTCGAAAGGAGCTTGATTTCCAATAGCTTTAACCGTGTGCGGGCAAGAATCCGTTATCCAGAAGTAGGTGAATCCCTTGTCAGAGCCTTCTAAAAACGATGTCAAATAATTGTAAGATGCTCAAgttcaatttgataattttaactATTTGAAAGTGCAGAATTCAAGTAGCATACCTCCATTGCCAGAGAATCTCTCCCAAGATCGTTTTGGGAATACCGCATGAGTAACATATGCGCTCACCTTGGCAGCACCATTAGCAGCCAAAACTTTCTGGCACGGTAAAAGAGATAGATATAAGGTCCAGCATATGAAAATTGCAGTTTACATTTGATGTACAATGTAACGGGGCTAAATTGCCCCAGAGTTAACCATATGACCAAGACAGGGCCATTGGAAACAATGGCCTTGGATGTTGGGAACAATGGCCTACAGAGGCATGTCGATATTTTCCTCCACTAAATTAAATGCTAGTTGCTACTAACTGATTGCAATATACTTTTATCTTCGTCTATGCAATGACAAGCAGAGAAAACTGTTACCATGGGCACCAGTGAGATACATTTGTGTCAATCATAAGTCGCAGAGAATTACACAGAACACCTCTACTAGATGAAAACTCAATCGAGCCATATGCAGCCTCTTTTTATCATCTGTCTGCACttcaattttgatgatttaGTGTAACAAACCCCAAGCAAGCATGTCTAGATAGGCCTTCTACTACTGCTCTTTCTTTCAACTAACATTTTGTGGAAGTTCTTCCATTTCTGTGCATTTCCCATCAGATAATACGTTTTATTAACAATCAACAAGCATTTCTTAGAAATAAGAAATGGTTGTCCTCCACCAGCAATATGCATGACTATGGCATGACTCGAGAAATGACATTAATCAAGAGTAGTCAACAATGTGAATTACACACTGCACAGTTTATGATGGTTGACTAGCATCAGCTAAAAAATATGACAACGCACTCCATATTTGCAGGAGTTCTGGAATTTACAAGCATACAGTGTCATGCACATGAGTAGTTTGTATTTTGGAACATAAGAAAGAT harbors:
- the LOC104441825 gene encoding LOW QUALITY PROTEIN: protein MEI2-like 2 (The sequence of the model RefSeq protein was modified relative to this genomic sequence to represent the inferred CDS: deleted 1 base in 1 codon), whose product is MERNSKGLTFGNFEGPSKVPSANIPRKVGFGAWGMPHEAHASNDTSLFSSSLPVLPHEKLNFTESGNFGHSIDDNFPKLSKLSQQLEETDPLEDLETSAIGNLLPDDEDELLAGIIDVLDLGGLPIQLDDTEEYDFFGSGGGMELDYDPQDNSTIDLSKLSISDGFTNGFGHYALTNGSGTVAGEHPYGEHPSRTLFVRNINSNIEDSELRSLFEQYGDIRTLYTACKHRGFVMISYYDIRAARTAMRALQNKPLRRRKLDIHFSIPKDNPSEKDINQGTLVVFNLDASVSNDELRQIFGAYGEVKEIRETPHKRHHKFVEFYDVRAAEAALRALNRSEIAGKRIKLEPSRPGGARRNLMQQLSLELEQDESRAFRHQVGSPIASSPPGNWIQFASPIEHSPLHTFSKSPGLGSPNSLQSNHLPGLASILPAQSSTSPNFAAIGKDQGRINHVNQIYPNADSTKGVTFPHSNSFPEHSLSTSPGPVFPLAESSPNTSSVGTLSGPQFLWGSPTPYTERSNSSAWPTSSVGRSFVSSRQGQGFSYASRNNAFLSTQQLHHVGSAPTGVPMDKHIGFFPESPESSFMNSVAFGRLGRANGNYMMNMGSHGNINAGIGIPGNITENGSPNFGMMSLPRHPPSFYGNGSYPGLGETGIEVLAERSRSRQTGVNQMDNKKQYQLDLEKIMNGEDTRTTLMIKNIPNKYTSKMLLAAIDEYHKGTYDFLYLPIDFKNKCNVGYAFINMVSPSNIIPFFKTFNGKKWEKFNSEKVASLAYARIQGKVALVSHFQNSSLMNEDKRCRPILFHSEGQETEDQESLLTGNLNVYIRQADGSYAGDLLESPKGSLDEKPDRN